The nucleotide sequence AGCTTTAGTTGTTTTCACTGTGCAGGGTTTGCGGGCCACGCCCGCGGACGCAGAGTCACGGGGGGAGACGGTTCTGGCCGACAGCCGTTTCGGTGAGCTGAGCGGCAGGGTGACCGACGCCGCCGGCGCACCGCTGGCGGATGTGAGCGTGTTCGTGATCGAGATCAGCCGCGGCACGGTGAGCGGCGCGGACGGCCGCTACAGTCTGCCGCGCCTTCCCGCCGGGGCCTACCGGGTTTCGTTCAGCCGCACGGGCTACGCGCCCGAGGTGCGGCGGGTGGAGATC is from bacterium and encodes:
- a CDS encoding carboxypeptidase-like regulatory domain-containing protein; its protein translation is MSKYLYLITAALVVFTVQGLRATPADAESRGETVLADSRFGELSGRVTDAAGAPLADVSVFVIEISRGTVSGADGRYSLPRLPAGAYRVSFSRTGYAPEVRRVEI